In Salvelinus sp. IW2-2015 linkage group LG3, ASM291031v2, whole genome shotgun sequence, the DNA window CAGTAAATGTGTCTGCAGTATGACAACATTCACAAAACACGTGACACAAGAAGAATGGGATCTATCTAGTCTCTTACCCCCCAGGCCCTACACGTGACACAAGAAGAATGGGATCTATCTAGTCTCTTACCCCCCAGGCCCTACACTGACACATGTATGTTGCTTCTTACTTTAAGCTTTCCTGAGTGGTTTGTGTTTTAGGGgttaatgtgttgtgtttgggccTGCACCACGATGGTTGGCAACTCTCTTCCTGCAGGAAATGGGTTTTCTCCCAGTGTCATGCTGTGTCTCTGCACATGAATATCAAGTtgaacattctgatctgttccatatTCTCCttggatgggtgggtggggtgggatggggaggggtgggtggggggggggtgggtgctgGCTTTGGTGGATGGGtggaggggtgggtgggtgggttgtgGATGGGTGAGAGGGGGGTGGATGAGGTGGGTGGTTGTGGATgggtgggaggggtggagggggggatggtgtggtgggtggtgaatgggtgggaggggtgggaggggggtaTGGGATggctgggagggaggagggtgggagggtgGGTTGTTTGGTGGATgggtgggaggggtgggagggtggGGTGGGTTTGTGAAtgggtggaggtggtgggaggGTGGGTTTGGGATGGTgggaggggtgggtgggtgtgtattTGGGTGGTCATGGGTGGGAGGGGGGGTGGCGTGGCTGTGGATTCTAGTGCAGTGCAGGCATGTAGGTATGTAGATCCTAATGGTCCTGGAGGGCTGCAGGGGTTGCAGGGTTTGACTGGAAACCAGAYCTGAAATGCTCAGTTGAGGTAGCTGTAACTATCCACACGGTTAGTTTTGATGTAATGATGTGTGGTTAACAGGTTTTTGGTGTTCCTCACATGGTGATTTGACAGAAGGATGCCTGTAACTTAATCAACAGMAAGTCACGCCAAAKYGGTCAAGCAGCCACTTGGGTGATGTTTGGcggccattttgtgccagaacacTCAGAGTCATTTGTGCAGTGTGCACCACCTCCAACACAGGATCATATCTAAAGTATGGCCCAgtggtgattttccatcagaatgacacacacacataagccaGTGCCTACGTGTTCCAACAGGTGAACACTCGTGCACTGGTTGTTTTTGCATTTGGGATAGGGAGAGGGGATTTCAGGGAAGAGTTGATGGATGAGCAGAACCAGTGGACTAATGCGTTTCTCGCATTGTACTAAACTGTAATCCCATACACTCCTCCTCATCTTTTTCAAAGACCAGACATGGCAAATTCCTGGCGCAGACAGTCCACAGAAAAATATACCGTCCAGAGTGAGGAACGTTGGACTCATTTGGTGAAGCAATTCTTCCAGTTCAAACGCTGAGGCTGAGAAATCCCGAAAGTGCCGGTGTTGCGGGAGGGATACTTTTAAACATTTACTCCCMCACGTggaaatatgcatctgttggttttCTTGTGTGGTTTTATATGGAAGACATTTCTGTTTTAATGTGTAGTAGGAGTGAACTGTTAGCATGCTGCCTATGTAAAGTCGTATTTGGGATGGGATCTGTGCTGGGATCAGTGGTGTCGGCTAACTCGTGCATGCCTAATTAGAGCAGACACTTTCTACAGGCTCCAGGTCAGCTAATTAGCTAAACGTCTTTAGCGAGTATCACTGAACGGGTTGCCAGACGTTACATTTTTCCAGCCTGTTACTCGTAATAAGATCCCGCTGTTATAGTCAATCACACCTTGCAATTGCTCCTCTTGCACAAATAGTATCGTTGAGAGGGCTATATTATATTTGACACAGTGGTTTTCTTTCACTGTAGACAGAGTGCTACTCTGKCGGTGCTTCTATATGTCTAGTCACTCTAGAATATTCCTGGATATTCTTTGACCTAAACAAGAGACCTACCTCAAATGACGTCCTACAGAAATTTGAACCAATTGAAGCATGGGCGGCAGGATTTATAAAACCCCTAAATTACCTAGATGACATGTATCGTATTAGTCTTTACAATATTGCTCACGTCTTATTGTGTTCTTGCACAACCATTCTTACTGATCCCAAATCCAATATaatttcctcctcttcctcctcaccattCCTCCGTTGGAGAAGAGCTTGGAGCTCTTGCTGCCGTGTCTAGACAATAAAGCCCTTCATAAAGTCATGGCCCGCACTTCCTCTTCCCTGCCTTTGGAAAtgtttcatgaaagtttaatcaGCTGCCTGGCCAGGACGTTCGGCTCAAAGGCCGATCCTAGGCACCTTCTCCAGCTGTTCTCACTCTgctctttctttcctcctctgGTAAATGTttttgtctcccctctctccctccctcctttctctattttctctgtcTGAATAGTCAATTCctgggatcatcaactagattcagcctttGGTCGAGGGGCTGGAATATActgtaattacaaatcatttgtagactgcaaattgattgcaagaagcccaaacagataaaatatttgactaaaacaaaatCCTTTTAAATCTTGTGTCTCTGTACTATGCATGAGAATACTTGGGAAGAGATtacctaaattaaaatcactgatttcctggtgtttttatatTCTTATAtccaacaatgaaaataatttttgctcagaaaactttggGGGCAAGTTTTCGCCCTGCTCTCTTTCCCATATCTCTCTATTCTCTCGCCCCCTCAATTCTCCATCTCCCCAtttcgttctccctctctctctccacagacagCCGGATCCAGATGTTGGGTCCAGATGTCCCCGCTCTGCTCctgtcctccctgggcctgcCCTGTttatcacacacagagagagagagagagagagagagagagagagagagagaggagaagaagagaagaaagagagaacagagagaacgagagagaacagagagaacagagaagacagagagaacagagagaacagagagaacagaagagaacagagagaaacagagagaggagaaaagagagagagagagagagagagagagagagaaggagaagagagagagagcagagaggagagagagagagagagagggagagagagagagagagagagagaagagagaagagaacagaataCATAAACAGAGGGCCTGAagggatgaagagggagagtagagagagaggtagcgtGCTGCAGTGTTAACCCTGTcaattctttgtgtgtgtgcatgcatgttgcTCTGTTTGTGTCACTAAGTGCCTGTGAGTGTCAGTACTCAGTAGCATTACATTCTTGGTTATCAAGGTACCTGAACGATTCCCTAAGCTCCACTCAGTCCTGGACTGACACTATGATAAACATAACCTATGAAGAGGTCATGTGCATTGCTATGGCGATGATGATGGGTACAGGCCGACGTTCCAGCTAGGCCAAGGACATACCAGTATCACCATAAATtcatacaaaaataaaacacaaagcagaccaaactctggtCCTTTAAAACGCATCTGGCGGTGGGGACATAAGCCAATGAACACTCCCGAAAAGACAAACCCACAAACCCATACCCCCACCATTacccgcatacacacacacacacccacccaaccCACATCCTCACCCATACaccccaccctcacacacacccccaccctcaACCCTCAACCATACCCCCACTCTTACCCcaccaccctcacacacacaccctctctctgctccaccaGTAGATGTCAAAGGTACAGCCTTGAGGAAATAATATTAAAAACAATACAGAATCTAAtagggctttctctctctctcctccttggtcGCAGGGAGCAACTGAGACTGTTAGAGCACTGTGGACCAGCACCAGAGAAGAGTACTGGAGGACCAGACGACCACTACTACCRCTGAGCCAAGCATCACCTGGCCATACACTACCAACAAACACCGTTTGGAGAAMCAGGTATTGTTTTTCCTGAAGAGGGGTGAAAMGCTAAAAGGGGTGTGGATGGGTCATCCTTTTCGGTTCTTTTCTTTTGGGGGGCATTATTTACATCTGGAGAGARTGATATGAGAAGTATTRTGGTCTTTACCTTTGATCTTGMGCTGCGTGCCAYTTTCTYTTCCAAAAACGAACAATGCYTTCAAGWGATCWAGCTGWATTTTGTGCAGTTTGCTGCKGTCTTGCAGGMGGTGTGCCATTCAATTAGAATTAGAACAGGTTTTTGGCACAAGTGTACTCACAGATTGTTTCTTAGTTAAATGTCTCCCTTGAAAAGTATGTTTTGAAGTTTGTTAGTGGAAAGAAATAATGCAGTAACAGATTGATTATGATAGCAGTGGAagagtttatagaaatgtttgtggTCATACACACATCCTTAAAAACGTAGGTGCTGGYCTYAAGAAWTCAACTTGAAAAGAACAGAGGCCTGCATAATGAATATGCTCCCAATTTACCACCTTTTACTGGCAACGGTTCAATCCAGCACTGAACTTTGTCAGGTCAAAAGCAGGGGGTAAATTGAGAGCATATTCAGTGTGCGGGCCTCTGCTCTTTTCAAGTGGAAGAGTTTATTCCATAATCAGTCTCTTGTAAATATCCATAGATACTATTTGAAAATCTGCAGAGATCAAAACGGCATCATGTTTGATATTCCAATGCCAGACATTGTTCTGCTTTCCAGAGCCGTGTAGTCTTATGTAGACACAGGGCTTGTTTAACACAGCTGTAACTGAGCTGAATGTCCTCTGATCAATGCTGGAGAGAAGTCCATTTCATTTCAGCGCAGTCATCAAGTAGAACTGAACCCAACTGAAGCCCGTTCAAACACAGTCCTTTAACTAATTAACATAGCTGGCTTTGACTGGAAACCTCTTCCAGGAAATTCACATTATCATACTCCTTCACATGTTTCCTTTCAGAATGTCAAACAGGAAAGTGGCCAAAATTTGTTTTCAATCCTGTTTTGTTCCATTCTGCAACACAGTGAGAAGCCCTGAGTCACAAGTTAATACAGTGAGATTATGAAAACTTGGTTGTCGCTTTGCCATGAAATCAATAGTAATGTAGTTATACTAATGAAAATCCTAATTGGTGGATTCCCTTGTGGTGCWTATCTGCAGTCTAATCTTTCATTTGATTAGAGACATCTGATTTCCATCAAGACAAGGTAAAAACATGACTGAAGTATTGCCAAGTTACTGTAGTTGGTTTGCAGTGCAGAACACTTCATTAATTGTTATTGTGTGTCGATTTCATGCACATTTCTCATGACRAGTTMTATWATATAGTTACTYCTGATGTGTAAGTGCCTCTAAAGAGAAACAGATGATTTTTMWAATTAAATGTAACCCTTATTTTATaatgtaagttgactgagaacacattctcatgtacagcaacgacctggggaattgttacaggggagaggaggggggatgaatgagccaattggaagctggggatgatgtGTAGGTGTGGAGCACTTGACTCTGGCAATGACCACACCTTTCTCCATCTTAATTGATATACCAGCTCTGCTAGACTGATACGACTATAGAGTGGTGGGCGCATGCCGAGGGTGTCTTTTCAACAGCAAGGTGTTTTGTGATGGAGATGGAGSTCAAACAAACTGTAGACCGTTATCTGAGAGCATGTCAGATGAGATGCTGCATCTGCCAAACCAGAAACTCACATATTTTCGTTATAAGTGGACACGACGTAAACAATATGCATCACTGATTTGCAACTTCCAGGTTGTGAAAACAGCTAAGTCTTTTTAGGAGTTTTCTATTTTTGAGTGAGAGCAACATGGTGTCTGTTCCCATTGAGGTAAAAMAACCTGTGAGGKGATAGGCACCSTGATTGACGCACAGTCACTGTTCATTCYTTTACCTTGCGTTTAACGCTTTGACCTTTGAAGTGTAGTCAGTTTAAATGTGTTCGGGATTTAAGGTAGCTAAAWTCTCTWAWGGGTTAGAGTGTTTCRACCTCTCGCATTGTGTTGAGGAGTGACTGTATTGTGCGCTAGCAGCTTGCCAGACACGAGACGATCCCTATTGGTCTCTCGCGGCACATCTTGGATCAAGGCTAGCTCCAACCTGGACAAGCCAATCAGATGGGATTATCCCAAGGTATTAGGTGGGCCTATGGCAGCTTCAAAGGAAATGAGAATGAGCAAAACAAAATGACCTACCCACCCCAACTTAACTAGCTAGCCCAACCCCAATGCTAACTTGAGAACATTTTGCCAGCCCAGTCTACACCTTTTAAATCCCCTTATTTTCACTCTAACCCCACCCCATTAAGTCTCATGTCTGGACAGACCGATGTGTACTTAATTGTACTGGGTTTGATGTCTTTTAAGGTCAGAGTCTGATTGTGTCCGATTGTGCTAGAAGATTGTTGGGTGGGTCCGCATCAGAAAGGATTTAAACAAATCTGAATCATTAGCAAAAGCCAATTTGTTCCCACAGTGTATAATTTGTTTGGCCATAAAAACCCAGGAGAAATATGGTCACAGTGTCTCTGTGACCATATACCACCAAGAACACCAAAAGAACACCAAGGACTGAAAGACATTGTCAAAGCCATACGTTGTGAGTAGGATAATCCTATTGCCGTGAGTTGGCCCAAAAGAGGGCCATCAGCATATCCCTTATCATGCCAACACAAGGAGACACTGTGACCATATTTCTCCTGGGTTTTTATGGCCAAGTCACTATTATGAGGAACACATGGATTGCTATTGCACCATTCTGCACAGAAAAATGAGGAGACGTAGATTTGTTTCTTTCAAACAGAGTTGAGTTGTTCCATTCAGACATCGCTGCCTGATTAGCGCTAAGAACATTAGAGATCTCAGCAGAACATTTACCTGAAGGACATAAACAGAGAGATGGTGCCAAGTGCCAACTGTGGGAGAACGMGGAGTGGACAGAAGTGTTAGGGTGGTTTCATAGTGAGTATAGGCCCGTATTAGCCTGATTTTGAAGTGGGCCAAGTCTCAAGGCCTCAGCTACCACACCGCTGCAGGCTTAACAAGGAAAATGTCACRGCATGGATTATGACCTCTGATTACAGGCCTCTGATTGGCCGAGAGGAACTACAGTGTGACTGTCAATGAAGGGTTCCCACCAATTGAATGAAGACACCGATGGTACAAATACAGGGGAGGTGAGCGGTGTTTCTCTGAGTTTGGGACTGCAGTTGCTACCACATTTCTTGAGCAAGGCAGAAACAGGGCGCAAAGACAGACTTTGGAAAATCACTTGAACTCAAAGGTACGTGTGGTTCTAGGGGACGATTAAATTGGGTTTCCAGTTTGAGGAAAATTAGGTATAGATGGGACTTTGCTTGCAAACRAATGGTCACAAAGACAATGTGAGTTCAGTTTTGGGAGGTGACAGTTGAGGCACATTGAGTGGCTGGACCTTTATTTGGCGATTTTCTGCGTTCAtttgtactatactgtaggcAATCTTGCACTGAAAAGCCAGAGCTTGTGAATGGCTTTGAGGCTTTGAACGAGTGAGGCTCTGGAGGGATTCATGTTTTGGTCTTTACGGCAGTTTGCTTAACAGGAATTTCCCATTTGACAAATGTGATAAGTAAAAGTAACTTTTCCTGAACTTGGCCAAACTAAATACTAGCAGCTATAATTATGGTCAGGTGGAAAGTTTAACCCAACAGTTGGGTCTCTAAGGTTAGAGGCATGGACACATGGTGTTCCATAGATCTTTGGCCCCGTACAGTGAGATACGAGGTGCCAGGGGCCCCAGAACCAGGTGAGCGGGCCACGTCTTTGAAGTGGGCCCATCCATGGCATAACCAGGCCTGTTGAAAATGAGTTCCAGACCAATGTGTGGAGCACACACCAATAATTTAAACCAGCACCAGATGACAGTTGAGAGGAATCAAGCATTCTGGGACAGGATGGGTGGYTGTGCTATTGCAGAYTTTAGATGCCTCTGAGTTATTGTCTGCCTCTGTCAATCTCTTTGTCACTTTGGCTTCCTGTCTCACTATCATCCCCAGTTCCTCTTTTCTCCATGTTTTTCCTCTACTATGTAGGTTAATTCCACTTTCTCTGTCATGGTTGCGTGGAGAATGTAACTGCTTTTATACGcatctgtgtactgtatgtataaatgCTTATACGGRATTCCACGGCTAGGTGTGTTGGTGGTTATTTTAATTCATTACCAATGTCAGGTGTAACAGATTGTGCTTCATCCACAACAGAGTCAGGTGGATTTGGTTTGCTCTGTGTTTTACTCCTAAAGGAGCACCCAACCTCAGGCCAACCTCAACTGCCTCCTGCATGTGCCGATTTGACAGATTAGCATCCAATCAGAAGTATTCGTGTAAGGCCATTAGTTGACCTGGCAGTGCGTCCTGTCCTTNNNNNNNNNNNNNNNNNNNNNNNNNNNNNNNNNNNNNNNNNNNNNNNNNNNNNNNNNNNNNNNNNNNNNNNNNNNNNNNNNNNNNNNNNNNNNNNNNNNNNNNNNNNNNNNNNNNNNNNNNNNNNNNNNNNNNNNNNNNNNNNNNNNNNNNNNNNNNNNNNNNNNNNNNNNNNNNNNNNNNNNNNNNNNNNNNNNNNNNNNNNNNNNNNNNNNNNNNNNNNNNNNNNNNNNNNNNNNNNNNNNNNNNNNNNNNNNNNNNNNNNNNNNNNNNNNNNNNNNNNNNNNNNNNNNNNNNNNNNNNNNNNNNNNNNNNNNNNNNNNNNNNNNNNNNNNNNNNNNNNNNNNNNNNNNNNNNNNNNNNNNNNNNNNNNNNNNNNNNNNNNNNNNNNNNNNNNNNNNNNNNNNNNNNNNNNNNNNNNNNNNNNNNNNNNNNNNNNNNNNNNNNNNNNNNNNNNNNNNNNNNNNNNNNNNNNNNNNNNNNNNNNNNNNNNNNNNNNNNNNNNNNNNNNNNNNNNNNNNNNNNNNNNNNNNNNNNNNNNNNNNNNNNNNNNNNNNNNNNNNNNNNNNNNNNNNNNNNNNNNNNNNNNNNNNNNNNNNNNNNNNNNNNNNNNNNNNNNNNNNNNNNNNNNNNNNNNNNNNNNNNNNNNNNNNNNNNNNNNNNNNNNNNNNNNNNNNNNNNNNNNNNNNNNNNNNNNNNNNNNNNNNNNNNNNNNNNNNNNNNNNNNNNNNNNNNNNNNNNNNNNNNNNNNNNNNNNNNNNNNNNNNNNNNNNNNNNNNNNNNNNNNNNNNNNNNNNNNNNNNNNNNNNNNNNNNNNNNNNNNNNNNNNNNNNNNNNNNNNNNNNNNNNNNNNNNNNNNNNNNNNNNNNNNNNNNNNNNNNNNNNNNNNNNNNNNNNNNNNNNNNNNNNNNNNNNNNNNNNNNNNNNNNNNNNNNNNNNNNNNNNNNNNNNNNNNNNNNNNNNNNNNNNNNNNNNNNNNNNNNNNNNNNNNNNNNNNNNNNNNNNNNNNNNNNNNNNNNNNNNNNNNNNNNNNNNNNNNNNNNNNNNNNNNNNNNNNNNNNNNNNNNNNNNNNNNNNNNNNNNNNNNNNNNNNNNNNNNNNNNNNNNNNNNNNNNNNNNNNNNNNNNNNNNNNNNNNNNNNNNNNNNNNNNNNNNNNNNNNNNNNNNNNNNNNNNNNNNNNNNNNNNNNNNNNNNNNNNNNNNNNNNNNNNNNNNNNNNNNNNNNNNNNNNNNNNNNNNNNNNNNNNNNNNNNNNNNNNNNNNNNNNNNNNNGCAACAAGCTGGTAAACGGCGGGCTGCCCAAGAACGTGTTCAACATGTCCAGCATCCTGGACCTGCAGTTGTCCCATAACCAGCTAACTCAGGTTCCTATGATCCCCTCAGGCCTGGAACACCTCCACCTGGACCACAACCAGATTAAGAGTACGTTTRTGACACGGTTCTAGTTTCATTGATACYTTGACTGACTGACTYGATYGTTAACTGATGATTGGTTTAAAATCCagataattgtattattataatccGTGGAAAATGTCTTTGATGAGTtgtaggactgttttgctaagaTGGTGTATTTGCAATTGCAGGTGTGAATGGATCTGATATCTGCCCTGTGTCGGCTGATGCTCTGGAGGGCTATGTCACTGAGACCGCTCCTAAACTCCGCTACCTCCGTCTCGATGGCAATGAGATCAAGCCACCAATACCCAGAGACCTTATGGTGTGCTTCCGTCTCCTCAGGTCCATCGTCATATAAGAAATACACTTCCACCAGCCAATCGCATTTAGCTATAGTCTCCCGGATCCAAGGGCAGATGATTACTAACGAATGGAAGTGACTATATGGATTTTTGATCTGTGGAGTACTCATTTGCATACTTATGTTGAGAACCACATATTAGacgccagggttggggtcaaaccAAACTCGGTCAATTTAAGAATMAATGCAATTAATTGGTCAATAGAAAATAACGGGCCATTTTCAGTTGTTGAATTGAGTCTCCTGAATTGGTAGAATGGGaatggaattgacctcaaccTTGTTGGGTGAAGGTCACCTGACGATCTGTAGATAGTGTGATTGGACTGCACTACTGTCTTTTGACCACTAGTTGTGCCTTATGTTAGTRCTATAGTCACAAGTGCTTAATGC includes these proteins:
- the LOC111955509 gene encoding keratocan-like gives rise to the protein MSSILDLQLSHNQLTQVPMIPSGLEHLHLDHNQIKSVNGSDICPVSADALEGYVTETAPKLRYLRLDGNEIKPPIPRDLMVCFRLLRSIVI